A portion of the Gemmatimonadota bacterium genome contains these proteins:
- a CDS encoding sialidase family protein: MPLKPDHSKVPGVVIDHSPASTKQYLGSPSIVIMPNGDYIASYDLFGPGTNYDRMAVFRSRDKGETWTQIVEQVGQWWSNLFLHKGDLYLLGTSREYGYAVIRRSTDGGKTWTVPKDKHTGQISTEDRYHCAPMPVVAHNGYLWRAFELAHGPREEWKALVLSIPEDADLLQAENWRFSEAYQHLWSSSQWIEGNIVITPDNKLVNILRSNLRNVSPEEIQAESDKAAILHISEDGKTLTHDRDKDLIDFPGGGVKFTIRFDNQTQRYWSLGCKQTNPPAYRNTLVLTSSANLQTWRIESVILHHPDPEKHAFQYVDWQFEENDIIVASRTAYDDGLGGAHNAHDANYFTFHRIENFRERTTDDPPLNEVNPSD; encoded by the coding sequence TTGCCTTTAAAACCCGACCACTCAAAAGTACCTGGCGTCGTGATTGATCACAGCCCCGCCAGCACAAAACAATACCTGGGTAGCCCGAGCATCGTCATCATGCCCAACGGCGATTATATCGCATCCTATGATCTTTTTGGACCGGGCACAAATTACGACCGCATGGCCGTATTTCGTTCGCGCGACAAAGGCGAAACCTGGACTCAAATAGTCGAACAGGTTGGCCAGTGGTGGTCCAATCTTTTTTTGCACAAAGGCGACCTCTACCTGCTCGGCACAAGCCGCGAATATGGCTATGCCGTAATTCGGCGATCTACGGACGGGGGAAAAACATGGACAGTGCCAAAAGACAAACACACCGGACAAATCTCTACTGAGGATCGCTATCACTGTGCCCCAATGCCCGTCGTCGCCCACAATGGATATCTCTGGCGCGCATTTGAATTGGCACATGGTCCGCGAGAAGAGTGGAAAGCGCTGGTCCTCTCCATACCCGAAGATGCAGACCTGCTTCAAGCTGAGAACTGGCGATTTAGCGAAGCGTATCAACACCTCTGGTCAAGTTCACAGTGGATTGAAGGCAATATCGTGATAACGCCAGATAACAAACTGGTAAACATCTTGCGTTCAAATTTACGCAATGTCTCCCCCGAAGAGATACAGGCGGAAAGCGACAAAGCGGCTATATTGCACATCTCAGAAGATGGCAAAACATTGACACACGATCGGGATAAAGACCTGATCGACTTTCCGGGCGGCGGTGTAAAATTCACAATTCGGTTTGACAATCAAACACAGCGCTACTGGTCGTTGGGATGCAAACAAACCAATCCGCCGGCATACCGAAATACACTGGTCTTGACATCGTCTGCAAATTTGCAAACCTGGCGAATCGAATCCGTGATCCTGCACCACCCCGATCCAGAGAAACACGCATTTCAATACGTTGACTGGCAATTTGAAGAAAACGATATAATCGTGGCATCGCGCACAGCTTATGACGACGGTCTGGGCGGCGCGCACAACGCGCATGATGCGAATTATTTCACATTTCACCGAATTGAAAATTTCAGAGAACGAACGACAGACGACCCGCCTTTAAATGAGGTTAATCCATCTGATTAA
- a CDS encoding sulfotransferase family protein: MPADILCLNMWSGPRNVSTALMYSFAQRSDTRVIDEPLYGHYLRVSAAKHPGANEVMAAMECNGEKVIRNIILGPCDRPVLFMKQMAHHLVEISRDFFVHTHNVLLTRDPVDMLPSLVNQLKIPTLRDTGYKMQAQLLREFHAIGQKYPVLDSRELLKNPRHVLTKLCDALNIPFDPAMLTWKAGPRPEDGIWAQHWYHNVHKSTGFQPYRPKTEPFPDRLRPLLEKCQPYYDQLYAHAIKAE; the protein is encoded by the coding sequence ATGCCTGCCGATATTCTGTGTCTAAACATGTGGAGCGGTCCCCGCAATGTCTCAACCGCCCTCATGTACTCATTCGCACAGCGGTCAGACACCCGCGTGATTGACGAACCCCTCTACGGTCACTATCTACGCGTATCTGCTGCCAAACACCCGGGTGCAAACGAAGTCATGGCCGCCATGGAATGCAATGGCGAAAAAGTCATTCGCAATATCATCCTCGGTCCCTGTGATCGCCCCGTGCTCTTTATGAAACAGATGGCTCATCACCTCGTCGAAATAAGCCGCGACTTTTTCGTACACACCCACAATGTCCTGCTCACGCGCGACCCCGTTGACATGCTACCCTCGCTCGTCAACCAGCTCAAAATCCCCACCCTGCGCGACACGGGCTACAAAATGCAAGCCCAGCTACTGCGCGAGTTTCACGCCATAGGTCAAAAATACCCCGTACTCGATTCTCGAGAACTCCTCAAAAATCCACGGCATGTCCTCACAAAACTCTGCGACGCCCTGAACATACCCTTTGACCCCGCAATGCTCACGTGGAAAGCCGGACCCCGCCCCGAAGACGGAATATGGGCGCAACACTGGTACCACAACGTCCACAAATCCACCGGATTTCAACCCTATCGCCCCAAAACCGAACCCTTTCCCGATCGTTTGCGACCGCTCCTCGAAAAATGTCAACCCTATTACGACCAGCTTTATGCACATGCCATCAAAGCTGAATAA
- the solA gene encoding N-methyl-L-tryptophan oxidase, with the protein MKTDYEYIVLGCGGIGSATAYWLARRKSKDVLGIEQFEHGHHHGGSQDHSRIIRLTYYYPQYIRLAPASYTAWHTLEEESGVQMVFKTGSIQFSPVDHPYRYEIDKYTSAMDETGVPYDRVDADEIAKRFPQFHLKYEVDGIYQADTGLVDASRGNATHVAMARYRGATMLDKCEATRIRPTDTGVTIETKQGNFSCRKLIVTAGAWTDRLLASVNINLSLTVTQEQVTYYATPNLPDFAIGKFPIFISHADESIYGFPIYGEVATKVGIDASGPAVTTDTRTYDPEAERERYQEAWLKENIPGFLGPKLYTKTCLYTMPKDRHFVIDTLPEHPQIIVCVGAGHAYKFSGILGKILSELAIDGHTDYPIEPFALQRDAITDPNFKPVFRM; encoded by the coding sequence ATGAAAACAGATTACGAATACATCGTCCTCGGTTGTGGGGGCATCGGCAGTGCAACAGCGTATTGGCTCGCGCGCCGAAAAAGCAAAGACGTCCTGGGCATAGAACAATTTGAACACGGTCATCACCACGGCGGCTCCCAGGATCACTCGCGCATCATCCGCCTGACCTATTACTACCCTCAATATATCCGCCTGGCACCTGCCTCTTACACCGCCTGGCATACGCTCGAAGAAGAATCCGGCGTCCAGATGGTCTTCAAAACGGGCAGCATCCAATTTTCACCCGTCGATCACCCCTACCGATATGAAATTGACAAATACACGAGCGCAATGGATGAAACAGGCGTTCCCTACGATCGCGTTGACGCCGATGAAATCGCGAAACGCTTTCCGCAATTCCATCTAAAATACGAAGTCGATGGCATCTACCAGGCCGATACCGGATTGGTAGATGCAAGTCGGGGAAATGCCACCCATGTAGCCATGGCGCGTTATCGCGGTGCCACCATGTTGGACAAATGTGAAGCCACGCGCATTCGTCCAACGGACACCGGCGTCACAATCGAAACCAAACAGGGCAACTTCTCCTGCCGCAAACTCATCGTCACAGCCGGTGCCTGGACAGATCGCCTGCTCGCCAGCGTGAACATAAATCTTTCTCTCACCGTAACCCAGGAACAGGTTACATACTACGCCACGCCAAACCTGCCAGACTTTGCCATTGGAAAATTCCCCATATTCATCTCTCATGCCGACGAATCCATCTACGGATTCCCCATCTATGGCGAAGTCGCCACCAAAGTCGGCATTGACGCATCCGGTCCCGCAGTGACAACCGATACGCGCACCTATGACCCCGAAGCCGAACGCGAACGTTACCAGGAAGCCTGGCTCAAAGAAAACATCCCCGGATTTCTCGGCCCAAAGCTCTATACCAAAACTTGTCTCTACACAATGCCCAAAGACCGCCATTTCGTAATCGATACACTCCCCGAGCACCCCCAGATCATCGTCTGTGTAGGCGCCGGACACGCGTACAAATTCTCTGGTATCCTGGGCAAAATCCTCAGCGAACTCGCCATTGATGGGCACACGGATTATCCAATAGAACCTTTTGCACTACAACGCGATGCCATCACCGATCCCAATTTTAAACCCGTCTTCCGAATGTGA
- a CDS encoding right-handed parallel beta-helix repeat-containing protein, translated as MSNVRDFGARGDGITDDTKAIEDALAKGDGTLQFPKGDYLITHPINVKLADSGRMSIDGSGGAAKILMGGAGPAFHITGTHERSADPKTFETRVWTHERMPTISNLEIEGKHPEADGFLLTGTMQATFEGVLLRKLNHAIHIRDRARNVLISHCHLHDNRGAGIFLDQVDLHQIIVTGSHISYCKRGGIKIIGSQIRNLQITGNDIEYNFDKEADRSADIWIDTSDGSATVREGTISGNTIQALPSPGGVNILMIGHSPQTNNKVGLFTIVGNLIGTQENNIHLIAARGVTISGNAIYNGFNRNLLVEHAQNIVVGGNSFDHNPDYGPSRRTGIQFINSTDCILNGTTLHEFQSGQDENADDRQGLLEIIRCARFTVNGCQILDGYPSAIYVSDSDDISITGCTLLERRKQKETVSTVRWNGIGTGNLLSNNRIGNGTAGALSIDETADVQINHNRMDN; from the coding sequence ATGAGCAATGTGCGAGATTTCGGAGCCAGAGGGGATGGCATCACCGACGATACCAAAGCAATTGAAGACGCGCTGGCAAAAGGAGACGGAACCCTACAATTTCCAAAAGGCGACTATCTCATCACGCACCCTATCAACGTAAAATTGGCCGACAGCGGACGGATGAGTATAGATGGATCGGGAGGCGCAGCAAAAATCCTCATGGGAGGTGCAGGACCCGCATTTCACATCACAGGTACACATGAGCGCTCAGCCGATCCCAAAACCTTTGAAACTCGCGTCTGGACCCATGAAAGAATGCCCACAATATCAAACCTGGAGATCGAAGGCAAACACCCCGAAGCAGATGGCTTCTTGCTAACAGGCACCATGCAGGCGACCTTTGAAGGCGTACTCTTGCGAAAGCTAAACCACGCCATCCACATACGCGACCGCGCCCGAAATGTCCTTATTTCCCACTGTCATCTACACGACAATCGCGGCGCAGGCATCTTCCTCGACCAGGTAGATCTGCATCAAATCATCGTAACTGGTTCCCACATCAGCTATTGTAAACGCGGAGGCATCAAAATCATCGGCTCACAAATCCGCAACCTGCAGATCACCGGCAACGACATCGAATACAACTTCGACAAAGAAGCGGACCGATCCGCAGATATCTGGATCGACACCAGCGACGGATCTGCCACTGTCCGCGAAGGCACCATATCGGGCAATACCATCCAGGCACTACCTTCGCCTGGAGGCGTGAATATATTGATGATCGGCCACTCTCCCCAGACGAATAACAAGGTGGGCCTGTTCACCATTGTGGGAAATTTGATCGGCACACAAGAAAATAACATCCACCTCATCGCGGCCAGAGGCGTCACCATCTCGGGAAACGCGATCTACAATGGATTCAACCGAAATCTCCTGGTAGAACACGCGCAAAATATCGTGGTTGGCGGCAACAGCTTTGACCACAATCCCGATTACGGTCCCTCGCGTCGTACTGGCATTCAATTTATAAACAGCACAGATTGTATCCTGAACGGAACAACGCTTCACGAGTTCCAAAGCGGACAAGATGAAAACGCGGATGATCGCCAGGGCCTTTTGGAAATCATCCGTTGCGCCCGGTTCACCGTAAACGGCTGCCAGATATTGGACGGCTATCCCAGCGCGATATACGTATCCGACTCCGACGACATCAGCATCACCGGATGTACCCTGCTGGAGAGGAGAAAACAAAAAGAAACCGTTTCAACAGTTCGCTGGAACGGTATCGGCACTGGTAATTTATTGAGCAACAACCGAATCGGAAACGGCACAGCAGGTGCATTATCCATAGACGAAACTGCTGACGTTCAAATCAACCATAATCGAATGGATAACTGA
- a CDS encoding phytanoyl-CoA dioxygenase family protein: MNPLTSFDDSHHEQFMAEGYLRLGHLLSPGELGALQQRIDDIMLGRVRYKNMRFQLNPKTPDVRMDRTLGNQEQTLHYRRIDDLEQDPLFLTYMQHPLIRQITRRYIGENVSVFRSMFMNKPAESGTILPWHQDIGVGWGIDTNPIITVWTGLDAATVDSGCMQIVPGSNNLGILNERHYTSDEDQARYARPEDVIDLETEAGEAVLLHNFLLHRSALNSTPSPRRAFSATYMDARTRSLKTGLTFPRLFGEGALNPATVSGKASDLVQVFHG, encoded by the coding sequence GTGAATCCTCTCACTTCGTTTGACGACTCGCACCACGAACAATTTATGGCTGAGGGATATCTGCGCTTGGGGCATCTCCTGTCGCCCGGGGAACTCGGTGCACTGCAGCAGCGCATTGACGATATTATGCTGGGTCGCGTCCGCTACAAGAATATGCGCTTTCAACTCAATCCCAAAACGCCGGATGTCAGAATGGATCGCACGCTGGGGAATCAGGAGCAGACGCTCCATTATCGGCGTATCGATGATCTGGAACAGGATCCTCTCTTTCTCACCTATATGCAGCATCCCCTTATCCGCCAGATTACCCGTCGCTATATCGGCGAAAATGTTTCGGTTTTTCGCTCTATGTTTATGAATAAACCCGCTGAGAGCGGCACGATTTTGCCCTGGCATCAGGATATTGGCGTGGGTTGGGGGATTGATACCAATCCGATTATTACGGTGTGGACGGGGCTGGACGCTGCCACTGTTGATAGTGGTTGTATGCAGATTGTGCCGGGGAGCAATAATCTGGGTATTCTCAACGAGCGGCACTATACCTCTGATGAGGATCAGGCGAGGTACGCCAGACCCGAGGATGTGATCGATCTGGAGACAGAGGCAGGGGAGGCTGTTTTGCTGCACAATTTTTTGCTCCACCGCTCGGCTCTCAATTCGACGCCGTCGCCTCGGAGGGCTTTTAGCGCGACTTACATGGATGCGCGAACGCGTTCTTTGAAGACTGGTCTGACTTTTCCTCGTCTCTTTGGAGAGGGTGCGCTCAATCCTGCGACTGTGTCGGGAAAAGCGTCCGATCTGGTGCAAGTTTTTCATGGTTGA
- the ilvE gene encoding branched-chain-amino-acid transaminase — translation MSIQLPDSRNENILIHVGGELLPREDAKISVFDSAVQGGDAVWEGLRVYNGKIFQLDAHLDRLFDSAKAMAFADIPSREAIKTAIFETLKTNNMRDEVHIRLTLTRGKKTSSGMSPHFNQYGSCLIVLPEWKPPVYSSDGIRLITASVRRNPPMCIDSKIHHNNLINNILAKIEANVAGVDDAIMLDIFGYVSETNATNIFIIKKGALITPHADSCLPGITRGVVIDLARDLGIKVTERNLSLTEVYTADESFTTGTMGELSPILEVDGRTIGNGEPGPVTNRLRQQYAQHTAEHGDPIP, via the coding sequence GTGTCTATCCAATTACCCGACTCTCGAAACGAAAACATCCTCATCCACGTCGGCGGTGAACTACTACCGCGCGAAGACGCCAAAATATCCGTCTTTGACAGCGCGGTCCAGGGCGGTGATGCCGTATGGGAGGGCCTGCGCGTGTACAACGGCAAAATCTTCCAACTCGACGCGCACCTCGACCGCCTCTTCGACTCTGCCAAAGCCATGGCCTTTGCGGATATCCCCTCTCGTGAAGCAATCAAAACCGCGATCTTTGAAACCCTCAAAACCAATAACATGCGCGATGAAGTGCATATACGGCTCACGCTCACGCGGGGGAAAAAAACCTCATCGGGCATGAGTCCGCACTTTAATCAATACGGCTCCTGCCTCATTGTGCTACCAGAATGGAAACCCCCTGTTTATTCCTCAGACGGCATTCGCCTGATCACCGCCTCTGTTCGCCGCAATCCGCCCATGTGCATCGACTCCAAAATCCATCACAACAATCTGATCAACAACATCCTCGCCAAAATCGAAGCCAATGTCGCAGGCGTTGATGACGCGATCATGCTCGACATCTTCGGCTATGTTTCTGAAACCAATGCCACCAATATCTTCATCATAAAAAAAGGGGCGCTTATCACGCCCCACGCGGATTCCTGCTTGCCCGGCATAACAAGAGGTGTAGTAATCGACCTCGCACGCGATCTGGGCATCAAAGTTACCGAACGCAACCTATCGCTTACCGAAGTCTATACCGCAGATGAAAGCTTCACTACGGGCACCATGGGCGAACTCTCTCCCATCCTCGAAGTAGATGGCCGCACCATTGGCAACGGCGAACCCGGTCCCGTCACCAATCGCCTGCGCCAACAATACGCCCAACACACCGCCGAACACGGCGATCCCATTCCTTAA